The Brevinematales bacterium genome has a window encoding:
- a CDS encoding radical SAM protein: MESSEEKEYSYIYGPVPSWRLGSSLGIDPISSDKKYCSFKCIYCQLFQGKTALTGQRKIFIDSRDMMEELKRAPDVPIDYLTFSGTGEPTLAKNLGELIRAAKSLSIAKTAVITNSSLMHLEEVRTDLIEADTVVAKLDAPSEEMLRKINRPFPSIGFDKIIEGLSRFRDEYKGKLAIQIMFVDRNIGEAEAIAEICRQLQPDEVQLNTPLRPCPVAPLSAELIAGAAKYFHGLNVITVYNTEKKEVQAISGKDTLRRRGKYL, encoded by the coding sequence ATGGAATCAAGCGAGGAGAAAGAATATTCTTACATCTACGGGCCGGTTCCTTCATGGAGACTTGGCTCATCGCTGGGGATCGACCCGATTTCTTCCGATAAGAAATATTGCTCCTTTAAATGTATCTATTGCCAGCTATTTCAAGGAAAGACGGCGTTAACCGGTCAGAGGAAAATATTTATTGATTCTAGGGATATGATGGAAGAGCTGAAACGAGCGCCGGACGTCCCGATAGATTATCTTACTTTCTCCGGAACCGGGGAACCGACATTAGCGAAAAATCTTGGGGAACTGATCCGCGCGGCAAAGAGCTTATCGATAGCGAAAACCGCTGTAATTACCAATTCATCTCTGATGCACCTGGAAGAAGTGAGAACGGATTTAATAGAGGCTGATACGGTTGTCGCGAAGTTGGACGCGCCGTCGGAGGAAATGTTACGAAAAATAAACCGGCCGTTCCCGTCGATAGGTTTTGATAAAATAATCGAAGGGTTATCGCGCTTCAGGGACGAATACAAAGGAAAACTGGCGATTCAGATTATGTTTGTGGATAGGAATATCGGCGAAGCGGAAGCGATCGCTGAAATATGCCGTCAGCTCCAGCCCGACGAGGTTCAGTTGAATACGCCGCTCAGGCCGTGCCCGGTCGCGCCGCTTTCCGCCGAATTGATAGCCGGAGCTGCGAAATATTTTCACGGGCTGAATGTGATCACTGTTTATAACACGGAAAAAAAGGAAGTTCAAGCTATCAGCGGGAAAGATACCCTGAGAAGGCGAGGAAAGTATTTGTAG
- a CDS encoding FAD-dependent oxidoreductase, whose amino-acid sequence MEKKADVLVIGGGPAGIISAVTAKKYYPGKSFIVLRDVENGVVPCGIPYMIQSLENPEQNKMGMMALEKNGIEAVVDKALKIDRKSKKVECASGNTYTYDKLILAMGSNPMKVSIPGIDKKGVYPILKDMGYLKEMVAEVKKGKNTIIIGGGFIGIEFADELSRVPGMNTTLVEVLPELLANSFDTEFSKMVEEKLLANKVTIKKNVAVKEIKGGDKIEKVVLSDGTELPADSLILGIGAVPNSDIARDTGLFIGRKGGIWVDEYMRTDDSDIFAVGDCAEKKDFYTRKVIPVMLASTATAEARVAGANLFQLKVVREHKGTIAIYSTYIDGLVLGSAGLTEQSAVKEGFEIVIGYAEAKDRHPATLPGGSDGKVKLIFSKQSGIILGGQVSGGMGCGELINMIGTAIQMRMSATELETLQIATHPYLTSAPTVYPVVLAAQNASGKI is encoded by the coding sequence ATGGAAAAGAAGGCTGATGTTCTTGTGATTGGCGGGGGTCCGGCGGGTATTATCAGCGCGGTTACGGCAAAAAAGTATTACCCCGGGAAAAGTTTTATCGTGTTGCGTGATGTCGAAAACGGCGTAGTCCCGTGCGGAATCCCGTATATGATCCAGAGCCTTGAAAACCCCGAACAGAATAAAATGGGTATGATGGCGCTTGAAAAAAATGGGATCGAAGCTGTGGTCGATAAAGCGTTAAAAATCGACCGGAAGAGTAAGAAGGTCGAATGCGCTTCTGGGAATACTTATACTTATGACAAGCTGATCCTTGCTATGGGTTCCAATCCAATGAAGGTGAGTATTCCCGGTATTGACAAAAAGGGAGTTTATCCTATCCTGAAAGATATGGGTTATCTGAAAGAAATGGTCGCCGAAGTGAAGAAGGGCAAGAATACTATTATTATCGGAGGCGGGTTTATCGGTATCGAATTCGCGGACGAGCTGTCGCGGGTTCCCGGAATGAATACGACTCTGGTCGAGGTGCTTCCCGAACTTCTAGCGAACTCGTTTGATACCGAATTCTCAAAGATGGTGGAAGAAAAACTGTTAGCGAATAAAGTGACGATCAAGAAAAATGTCGCGGTAAAGGAGATTAAAGGCGGGGATAAAATTGAGAAGGTTGTTCTCAGCGACGGAACCGAACTTCCCGCCGATAGTCTGATCCTCGGTATCGGCGCTGTTCCGAATTCCGATATAGCGCGAGATACCGGCCTGTTCATCGGGAGAAAGGGCGGTATCTGGGTGGACGAATATATGAGGACGGATGATTCCGATATCTTCGCGGTGGGCGACTGTGCTGAAAAGAAAGATTTCTATACCCGTAAAGTAATCCCAGTCATGCTTGCTTCCACCGCTACCGCTGAGGCGAGAGTTGCCGGCGCGAACCTGTTTCAGTTAAAGGTTGTCCGCGAACATAAGGGTACTATCGCTATCTATTCCACCTATATCGACGGGCTGGTGCTGGGTTCAGCGGGACTTACCGAACAGAGCGCGGTTAAAGAAGGTTTTGAGATTGTCATCGGGTATGCCGAAGCAAAAGACCGTCATCCCGCGACCCTTCCCGGCGGAAGCGACGGCAAAGTAAAACTGATCTTCTCCAAGCAATCCGGGATCATACTCGGCGGACAGGTCTCCGGCGGAATGGGATGCGGAGAACTCATCAATATGATCGGAACCGCGATCCAAATGAGGATGTCGGCGACCGAACTGGAAACCCTCCAGATTGCCACGCATCCTTATTTAACAAGCGCTCCGACCGTTTATCCGGTCGTGTTGGCTGCCCAAAATGCTTCTGGAAAGATCTGA
- a CDS encoding Mrp/NBP35 family ATP-binding protein: MNNGQDTDSKLQDIRLKNKMDSIKKKIIVMSGKGGVGKTTIAVNIAYRLAMLNYDTGILDTDIHGPNVPKMLGVDRRVIKTTDDGIEPIDVFKGLKAVSVSYFLESDDQPVIWRGPMKMGIIKQFLSDVNWGNLDFLVIDSPPGTGDEPLSVCQLIPGIDGAIIVTSPQEVAVLDARKSIMFAKQLKVPVIGVVENMSGLICPDCGKSIPLYGEGGGEKAAEELGVPFLGKIHFDPVAVKTGDKGVPIVDDNFTSSGAKELREITDQVIRYFNDRG; encoded by the coding sequence ATGAATAACGGACAGGATACCGATTCAAAATTACAAGATATTCGCCTCAAGAACAAAATGGATAGCATCAAGAAAAAGATCATCGTAATGAGCGGTAAGGGCGGGGTAGGCAAAACGACGATTGCGGTTAATATCGCTTACCGGCTCGCGATGCTCAATTACGATACAGGCATTTTGGATACCGATATTCACGGCCCGAATGTGCCGAAGATGCTGGGTGTCGACCGGCGGGTGATAAAAACGACGGACGACGGTATCGAGCCGATAGATGTGTTCAAAGGGCTGAAAGCCGTCAGTGTTTCATATTTTCTCGAAAGCGACGATCAGCCGGTGATTTGGCGGGGTCCGATGAAAATGGGGATCATCAAGCAGTTCCTAAGCGACGTCAACTGGGGGAACTTGGATTTCCTCGTGATCGATTCTCCTCCCGGAACCGGCGACGAGCCGTTAAGCGTCTGCCAGCTTATCCCGGGAATAGACGGCGCGATTATCGTGACATCCCCGCAGGAAGTGGCGGTACTGGACGCGCGGAAAAGCATCATGTTCGCGAAACAATTGAAAGTCCCGGTAATCGGGGTGGTTGAAAATATGAGCGGACTGATATGTCCCGATTGCGGAAAAAGCATTCCCTTATACGGCGAGGGCGGCGGCGAAAAGGCGGCTGAAGAACTCGGCGTACCGTTTCTGGGGAAAATCCATTTCGATCCCGTCGCGGTCAAAACGGGGGACAAGGGCGTCCCGATTGTGGACGATAACTTTACATCATCCGGCGCGAAGGAGCTAAGGGAGATCACAGATCAGGTTATCCGGTACTTTAATGACAGGGGGTAG
- a CDS encoding P-loop NTPase — protein sequence MNDNKNGFTVAVASGKGGTGKTTISVNLAAVIKNVTLIDCDVEEPNCGLLLKPKQIETEQVTLKIPQIDRNLCDGCRKCSDVCEYNAIAVMGEKAFLIESLCHGCGACSYFCPQKAIEEIDKQVGFIESGKVGDIELITGKMDIGQTLSPHIIRHVRKKNPGRNITIIDAPPGTSCPVIHAVYGADFVLLVTEPTPFGLNDLKLSVGLLREMEIPFGVVINRDGLGDSGTEDYCIAEKIPLLMKIPFDRKIARIYSEGKLLINEFPEYRERFTELFNNVRNLA from the coding sequence TTGAATGATAATAAGAACGGATTCACCGTCGCGGTGGCGAGCGGAAAAGGCGGAACGGGAAAAACCACCATATCGGTAAATCTCGCCGCCGTTATAAAAAACGTCACCCTAATAGATTGCGATGTAGAAGAACCAAACTGCGGCTTATTGCTCAAACCGAAACAGATTGAAACGGAGCAAGTCACATTAAAAATTCCGCAGATTGACCGAAATCTTTGTGACGGCTGCCGGAAATGTTCTGACGTATGCGAGTATAACGCGATAGCCGTAATGGGAGAAAAGGCTTTCCTGATAGAGAGTTTATGTCATGGATGCGGGGCTTGCTCGTATTTTTGTCCGCAAAAGGCCATTGAGGAAATCGATAAGCAGGTGGGTTTTATTGAAAGCGGAAAAGTTGGCGATATTGAACTAATTACCGGGAAAATGGATATCGGGCAAACTTTATCGCCGCATATTATCCGACATGTTAGAAAGAAGAATCCTGGCAGGAATATTACGATTATCGATGCGCCGCCGGGTACGTCGTGTCCGGTAATTCATGCAGTATACGGCGCGGATTTCGTACTTCTGGTTACCGAGCCGACTCCCTTCGGATTAAATGATTTAAAGCTTTCGGTCGGGCTTCTTCGTGAGATGGAAATCCCATTCGGCGTTGTTATTAACCGCGACGGACTGGGTGACAGCGGGACGGAAGATTATTGTATCGCAGAGAAAATCCCGCTGCTCATGAAAATCCCGTTTGACCGGAAAATTGCCCGAATCTATTCGGAGGGTAAACTGCTGATTAATGAATTCCCGGAATATCGGGAGCGCTTCACTGAACTTTTTAATAATGTGCGAAACCTGGCATAA
- a CDS encoding NifB/NifX family molybdenum-iron cluster-binding protein, with the protein MNKKTAVITSNGDNLTSEVDSRFGRCSYMIFIDPLTMEYESVKNPFLEEISGVGPKTAQFIIDRGVNLVLTGEPGPHAEEVLKSSGIKVIPGLSGRKNQEVLKNYTKNA; encoded by the coding sequence ATGAATAAGAAAACAGCCGTGATTACATCGAATGGTGATAATCTTACCTCAGAAGTCGATTCCCGTTTCGGACGGTGCAGCTACATGATTTTTATCGATCCGCTTACGATGGAATATGAATCTGTTAAAAACCCATTTCTCGAAGAAATTAGCGGTGTGGGTCCGAAAACAGCTCAATTTATTATCGACAGAGGGGTAAATTTAGTTTTAACCGGCGAACCCGGGCCTCACGCTGAAGAGGTGTTGAAATCCTCGGGAATTAAAGTAATTCCCGGACTATCCGGCCGGAAGAATCAGGAAGTTTTAAAGAACTATACGAAAAACGCATAA
- a CDS encoding DUF5320 domain-containing protein: MPGLNGTGPLGEGSMTGRAMGRCSGNNIDDIAQMGLGRGFGLGRGAGMGRGRRLRCRVLSQPGVVYRFSEHLSPQIERDILSREAELFRVRLKNIENRLQEIENPNDQES, from the coding sequence ATGCCTGGATTAAACGGAACCGGACCTTTGGGAGAAGGTTCAATGACAGGACGAGCGATGGGGAGATGTTCGGGTAATAATATTGATGATATTGCACAAATGGGATTAGGCCGCGGTTTTGGTCTTGGTAGAGGGGCGGGGATGGGTAGGGGAAGACGGCTGCGATGCAGGGTGCTTTCACAACCGGGAGTCGTCTATCGTTTCAGCGAACATCTATCCCCTCAAATTGAAAGGGATATCTTGTCGCGTGAAGCCGAATTATTTAGGGTACGATTGAAAAATATTGAAAACCGCTTGCAGGAAATTGAGAATCCAAATGATCAGGAAAGCTAA
- a CDS encoding 4Fe-4S binding protein — protein sequence MKEIVIISGKGGTGKTMITGALSALIQNKVITDCDVDAANLYLILQPETLATNTFVGGKKAFIEQGSCTRCGICRDICRFDAITPDFKIDPILCEGCSFCANACPELAIEMKENISGEWYVSGTRFGPFVHAKLGIGEENSGKLVTILRKEARKIAAEQNADWIITDGSPGIGCPVIASITGASMAVVVTEPSLSGKNDAERVIALAGKFKIPVCLVINKYDLNEELSNEMEGYFKNMGVIVLGKIGFDEAVVNSIVNGKTVIEYARGKTSEKLELIWKRLDSLLS from the coding sequence GTGAAGGAAATTGTAATTATCAGCGGAAAAGGCGGAACCGGTAAAACGATGATTACCGGCGCCTTATCCGCCTTAATACAGAATAAAGTGATCACCGATTGCGATGTGGACGCGGCCAATTTATACCTGATATTACAGCCGGAAACCCTCGCGACAAATACGTTCGTCGGCGGGAAGAAAGCGTTTATCGAACAAGGATCTTGTACGCGTTGCGGAATCTGCCGGGATATATGCCGTTTTGATGCTATTACCCCGGATTTTAAAATCGATCCCATCCTTTGTGAAGGATGTAGTTTCTGCGCGAACGCCTGCCCTGAACTTGCGATCGAGATGAAGGAAAATATTTCCGGCGAATGGTATGTTTCCGGGACTCGTTTCGGGCCGTTCGTGCATGCCAAGCTCGGAATAGGCGAGGAGAATTCCGGTAAGTTGGTGACGATACTCCGGAAAGAGGCGCGGAAAATTGCCGCAGAACAAAACGCCGATTGGATTATCACCGACGGTTCCCCGGGCATCGGCTGTCCGGTGATCGCGTCTATTACCGGCGCGAGTATGGCTGTTGTAGTGACCGAACCCAGTCTGTCGGGAAAAAACGACGCGGAAAGAGTAATCGCGCTGGCCGGAAAGTTCAAGATACCGGTTTGTCTCGTGATTAATAAATACGATCTGAACGAAGAACTTTCCAACGAAATGGAAGGGTATTTTAAAAATATGGGCGTAATCGTCCTGGGGAAAATCGGGTTTGATGAAGCGGTAGTTAATTCGATTGTGAACGGAAAAACCGTTATCGAATACGCGCGGGGAAAAACATCGGAAAAACTCGAACTGATCTGGAAACGCCTAGATAGTCTTCTAAGTTAA